GAGTGCCGCCCCGCCGACGGACACCGGCTCGCCGCAACCGTCGGGCGCTTCTTCCCCGAGTTTGTCGAAAGATACTGGGCCGTCGGAACCTTCGAGCCAGCCGTACACCCCGCCGGTATCGCAGCCCGGCGAATGGTGGCAACCGACCGACGCACCCGCCGGACCTCTGGGCGGGCAACCCGGTGCATCGGCACCGGCCGATCAACCGTCTCGGGGCGGCCCGCCCCAGGATCAACCCGCGTGGGGTTCGGCACAACCGTCCTGGGCCGGCAACCAACCGCCGTCCGGTGGTGAACAACAGCCTGCCTGGGGCACGGCACCCGGCACGCCGTCCGGCGGGCAATCGTGGAGCCCACCGCCGAACGATCAGCAGCAGTGGGGCGCACCGCAGCAGCCGTATCCGTACCCGGGGAGCGGACCGTCGCAGGACGCGACGGGCGGCCCGCCGCAGTACCCGCAGGGCGGCATCTACAACTATCCGCAACCCGGTGGGCCACAGCCCGGCGGCTACGGCAACTACCCGCAGCAGGGTTACCAGCCCTACGGCACCCCGCCGCCGCGGTCCGGGTCACAGGTGTTCTCCATCGTCGGGTTAGTCTGCGCGGTCATCTCGGTGTTGTTCTGCCCCATTCTGTTCGGACCGGCGGGCATCATTCTCGGCATCGTCGGTCACACCAAGGGCGAGCCGCTGGGCAAATGGGCGGCGATCGCGGCGGGCGTCGGCATGGTCATCGGCTTCCTGGTGGGGTTCCTGCTCTTCAACGGAGACCTGACCACGTAAATTGCTCTGCATGAGCGAGGCGCGGTCATGAGCGGGTTCAGCGGGTTCCCTTTGGCGGGCCTGGATTTCTACGAGGACCTGGAGGCCGACAATTCCAAGGCGTTCTGGAACGCGCACAAAGAGGTGTACGAGACGTCGGTGAAGGCGCCGATGCTGGCGCTGACCAGCGAGCTGGAGCCGGATTTCGGTGCGGCCAAGATCTTCCGGCCCTATCGGGACGTGCGCTTCGCCAAGGACAAGACCCCGTACAAGAACCATCAGGGCGCGTATGTGTCCGTCGCGCCGAGCACCGGCTGGTACGTGCAGATCGGCGCCGCGGGGCTATATGTCGCGGGTGGCTTCTACGGCGGCTCCTCCGAACAGGTCGCCCAGTTGCGCGCCACCATCGATCACGAGGTCCGCGGCCCGGAGCTGGAGAAGATCCTGGCGAAGCTGGTCAAGGCGGGGTACACGATCGGCGGCGAGCAGCTCAAGACCAAGCCGAAGGGCTACGACGCCGATCATCCGCGCATCGGCCTGCTCCGGCACAAGGCCCTGATCTGCCACCGCGAGTTCGGCGCGCCACCGTGGCTGGACAAGCCGCGCGCGGCCAAGGAGATCCGCACCGCCTGGGAGACGATGCGGCCCCTGGTCGACTGGCTCGGCGCGGTGGTGTCCGGCGCGACTACCCGGTCGCCGTTGCTGTCCTGATCACTCGCGCGCCGCGAGGAACAGGGCGAAACGATCGTCCGGATCGGTCCACACCTGTTCGGTGCGGAACCCGGCGCTGCCCAGTTCCGCGGTGAGCCCGTCGATGCGGAACTTCGCCGAGATCTCGGTGCGCAGTTGCTCGCCCGCGGCGAAACGCACCGTGAGATCCAGGTCGCGGACCGTGACCGTCATGTCTTCGGTAGCGGCCAAACGCATTTCGATCCATTCCTGTTCGGCGTCCCACAGCGCGAGGTGCTCGAACTTCTCCGGCGCGAAGTCGGCGCCGAGCCGGGAGTTCAAGACGTGCAGCACATTCCGATTGAATTCGGCGGTGACACCGGCCGCGTCGTCGTAGGCCGGGACCAGCACGGCCGGATCGATCACCAGTCCGGCACCGAGCAGCAACTGCTCCCCCGGCTCGAGCACCTCGTAGATGCTGCGGAGGAATTCGGCCCGCTCGGCCGGAACCAGGTTACCGATGGTGCCGCCGAGGAAGGCGATCATCCGGCGGCCGCCGCCGGGCAGGTTGTGCAGCGTATCGGTGAAATCGCTGACCACGCCGTGCACGGCGAGGCCGGGGAAATCCGCCGCGATCTCGTCCGCCGCGGCGCGCAACGCCGCGGCCGAGACATCCTGTGGCACATACGTCTTCAGCGGACCCTCGGTGGTCAACGCGGTGAGCAGCAGCCGGGTCTTGGCGGCCGAGCCCGCGCCCAGTTCGACGAGCACCTCGGCCTGGGCCACCCTGGCGATCTCGCCGACCACCCGCTCCAGCAGCGCGCGTTCGGTCCGCGTCGGGTAGTACTCCGGCAGTTCGGTGATCTGCTCGAACAGCTCACTGCCGCGCGCGTCGTAGAACCACTTGGGCGGCAACCACTTCGGATCGGCGGTGAGCCCGAGCCGGGCATCGGTGCGCAACGCGGTGGTGAGGTCGTCGTCGGATAGGTGGATCTCCAGCGTCGGTGCGGTCATCGCGAAAGGCCTTTCGTGCCGTCGAGCAAAGGGGTGATGGACAGGTGTCCCGGGCGCGCGGTCACCAAGCTGTGGTCGGGAATCGGCTGCCACCGCGGGTCGTCGTCGTATGGTTCGGAGGACAGCACCGCCGCGGCGTCGGTCACCAGGGCGGACAGGGAGTGGTAGACCGTGCTGGCCCAGAGGGTTTCGCCGTCGGAGAGCAAGAGGTTGAGCCGGGCGTCCGGCACGTGCTTGCGCACCGCGGTCACCAGCAGGCCGAGTGCCGCGTCCGGCGTCTCGGCGAAGCCGCCGGGCTGTGTCCCGGCGAGCAACTGCTGCAACAACACCCAGAGCGTCGCCGCGTCGGTGGGCGCTTCCGCGTCGAGCAGGCGGATCGTCTCGAACAGCCGGGTCGCGCCGAACTGCGTGGCGGCGACGTCCAGATCGGACGACACCGCGGTGAGCGCGCGCCGCCAGTCCGGCACTGCGCCGTTGTGACTGAACGCCCACCGGTCCCAGGTGAACGGCGCGCAGGCCGCCCGCTCGATCGGCATGCCGACCGTCGCGGACCGGATCGAGCCGAGCACGGCGGTCGAATACAGTTGCGGCAGTACCTCTTCCACGGCGGGGTCGGTCCAGATCGGCGCGGCATTGCGGTACCGGCTGACGGCAGGCGGCCCGTTCGCGGCGGCCCGCCACCACGCGACACCGAACCCGTCGGCGTTGATCGTGCCGCCACCGCGCATCTCGCGCGGGGCCCACGCCTGTGTGCGCAGCGAATGGCTACCGCACGTGAGCATTTCACCGACGCTGACGGCCGGGCCGAGGTAGCCGAGATGCCGGCACATCAGCGACCACCGCCCGCCGGACGGAACCCGCTCACGCGCCTTCCTCGGCCCGCAGATCGCGGGCCAGCCGGAAGCCGGCGAAGATCTGCCGCCGAATCGGGTGGTCCCAGTTACGGAAAGTGCTGCGGCAGGCCACCGGATCGGTGCCGAACGAGCCGCCCCGCAGCACCCGGTAGTCACCGCCGAAGAAGACCTCGGAGTACTCCCGGTAGGGGAACGCGCGGAACCCCGGATAGGGGTCGAAACCCGAGGACGTCCACTCCCAGACGTCACCGATCAACTGGTGCACTCCAGCGGGCGTCGCCCCCGCGGGGTAGGCGCCCACATCGGCCGGTTCCAAATGGCGCTGACCGAGATTCGCGGTGCGCTCGTCGAGTTCGGTATCGCCCCAGGGGAATCGGCGTTCGGCGCCGGTGGCCGGGTCGTATCGGGCGGCCTTCTCCCATTCCGCCTCGGTCGGCAGGCGTTTGCCCGCCCAGTTCGCGTAGGCCTGCGCCTCGAACCAGCAGACGTGCACCACCGGCTGATGCGGCCGCAACGGCGTCATCACGCCGAACACGCGCCGCCACCAGTGCCCGGCCGGATCGCGCTCCCAGAACTGCGGCGCGGTCAGCTCCGCCTCCTGGCGATGGGCCCAGCCCCGTTCGGACCACAGCTCGGGACGGTCGTAGCCGCCGTCGTCGAGGAAGGCGAGGTACTGCTCGTTGGTCACCGGGGCGGCGTCGATCGCGAAGCCGGGCAGCCGAATCCGGTGCGCGGGGCGCTCGTTGTCCAGGGCCCACGGGTCGGTATCGGTGCCCATGGTGAATTCGCCTGCGGGCACGACGACTTCACCGCCGACGGGGGCGGCGACAGTGGGTACCGCGGGTGCTCGCAGCACGGGCGCCCCGGTGCGCAGCTGATGGGTGGCCAGCATGGTCTCGTCGTGCTGCTGCTCGTGCTGGGCGATCATGCCGAACGCGAAGCCGCCGTCCACCAGCGGCGCACCGCGTAAGTCGCTGCGGTCCAGCACATCCCACACCTTGTCGCGCACGGTGCCGACGTAGTCGCGCGCCTGCGCCGGATCCAGCAGCGGCAGCGTGGGGCGGTTCGCCCTGGCGTGTTTGAACGCGTCATAGAGTTCGTCGATATCGGCGCGGACGGCGTCGCGACCGCCGACATCGCGGACCAGCCACAGTTCTTCCTGGTTGCCGATGTGCGCGAGGTCCCACACCAGCGGGCTCATCAATCGCGAATGCTGTGCCACCAGTTCGGCTTCGTCGATGCAGTCGGTCAGGGTGAGGGTGCGGCGCCGGGCCCGGGCGAGCACCTCGGCGATTCGATCGCGTAGTCGTTCGGTGCCGGAGTTGTCGGCGGAGGGCAGGTAATGGACGGTCACGGTAGGTCTCCGGGGTTGGTTCCTGTCGGCCGCACGCCGACCGCGATGCGGCCGGGCGCGAGCACGCGCGGGGCCGTGCGGGCCCCACTCTGGTCGGGAGTCGGGTACGTGCGGGCGCGACCGGGCGGCGGCAGGCCGCCCGCCGGGCCATCGTGTCGTGGACACGTCCGGATCACCGGGGTGCTCCTCGACCGCCTACCTCTGTGCTGACCGCGGCATCCGCCGCGGTGGGTGGGCGGCCGCTGCGACATCGTCGCGCGGCGAGTTCGATCAGCCGGGCCGCCTCGGCGCTGCGCGCGTTGGCCGCGGCGAGGGTGAGCAGTTCGACGGCCACCGACCGGATGTCGGGATCGGCCAGGCCGTATCGGGCGGCGTCGAGCCAATGTCCGGCCAGCGGCGCGGCGACCGCGGTCGCCGCCGCCACCACGGTGTCGGCGGACATCAGCGCGTCGACGACGTGGATCGGCACGGCCCAGGCGTCCCCGGGCTGCGCGTCGAGATAGCGGACCTCCAGGTAGCCGGCGGCGCGGACCGGCGGGAAGAGCGTGGTGAGGTGATAGTCGAGATCGTCGCGGCCGGGCCGGCGACCCACCTCGTCGTCCAAGGCGCCGGAGAGCCAGTCGGCGAAGGTGGCCCCGGGCGGCGGCAACCACCCGGTGTCGGTGCGGTGGCCGTTACCGGCGGGCCCGTCGTCGTCGGGTCTTCGGACGCACAGCAGCGGCACGTCCAGCGCCCATCGGCTGTAGCCGCGGATCGGATCGGCCCAATCCATCAGCGGGGGCCGGGTCCTGGCGTTGTCCAGGCGCAGCCAGGCCCGCATGCGCTGCGAGGCCCACTCGCCCGGCGGCGCCCCGCGCAACGCGGGCGAGCAGGCGAAGGCGGCCAGCAACGCCGGACCGACGGCATACAGCGCCGTCCACCGGGCGGCGATCTCGGCCCGATCGGCGCCCGCATCCACGGCGACCTGGGTCGCCGCGGTATTGCACATCATGAGTTTGCCGTACGGGCCGATCCCGCTGAACGTCTGTTCCATGGCGCGATAGCGCGGCAGCTGGAGTAGGCGTTTGGGTCTGCGGTCCGCGTCGGCGGCAACGGAAACGGTCCGGATGGACCGGGATTCGAGGAGTTCCCGCAATCGGCGGGCATCGTCGCGGAGCGAAAGACACAGCTGCGCGGCATCAGCGAACGGTGCGCTGGACAATTCGATCTGACCGCCGGGTTCGATGGTGACCCGGCTGCCCCCTGGCAACGCTAGCGCCGGAGAATCGGGGGCGATGGACCGTGGTGCGTAAGGTCCGAGGGCATCCGCAAGGGCAGTCAGCTGCGGACGCGGGGCGGCCGAGGGGCCTGACGTCGAACACTCACCCTGCACGGTGAGCCATTCCAGTTCGGCGCCGATCAGCGCGGGTGGTCCCTGCTTGAAGCAGACGCCGCCGATATAGGCCTCGGCGGCGGCTCGCGAACCGAGCTCCGGATCGTGGTTTACGCGGCTGACCAGCTCCGAGTGTTCCAGCGTGACCGCCATACCAACCTCCAGTGTGGATCCGAGCGCTGTGGTTTCGTGTCCGCCGTTGTGCTGTTATCGCGACGTTGTGGTGTCGTGCCCCGCGCGTTGCGATCTCTCCAGAGTAGCGAGGGGCACCGACAAGAATCTGACGGAAATCTGAATACGCCGCCCACCAGGCCACCTGGTCACGCCAACTACTGTCGCAGGCATGCTGGATCACGATCGCGTCCGAGCCGATACCCCCGGTTGCGCCACCGGCCCCGAAGCGGGGCAGGTCTTCCTCGACAGTGCCGGCTCCTCGCTGCCGCCGCGGGTCGTCCTGGACACCGTCATCGCCCACCTTCGGCGTGAATCCGAGATCGGTGGCTACCGCGCGGCGAACGAACGGCTCGACGATCTCGCGGACGTGAAAACCGCGATCGGCACCCTCATCAATGCCGCACCGGCCAGTATCGCGTTGAGCGACAGCGCATCTCGGTCCTGGGCCGACTTCTTCTATGCCATCCCGCTGGCCGCGGGCGATCGCATCCTGATCTCCGAGGCCGACTACGCGAGCAACGCCATCGCCGCGTTGCAGCGCGCCCGCGCGAGCGGGGCCACGGTCGAGACGATCCCCAGCGACCACACCGGGCAGATCGATCTCGACGCACTGACCGCGCTGGTCGACGAACGGGTGCGGCTGGTGTCGCTGCTGCACGTGCCCACCAACGGCGGTCTGGTCAACCCGGTCGCCGAGGCCACCCGGATCGCGCGTTCGGTGGGTGCGCTGGTGCTGCTGGACGCCTGCCAGTCCACCGGGCAGCTGCCGATCGACGTCGCCGCGTGGGACGTGGACGCGCTCTCGGCCACCGGGCGCAAATGGCTGCGCGGCCCGCGCGGCACCGGATTCCTTTATGTCCGACCGGAATTGGCCACCTCCCTGGAACCGCAGCGGCTCGACCTGCACAGCGCGCAGTGGTCCGGCCCGGACGAATACCGGCTCGCACCCGACGCGAGCCGTTTCGAGTTCTGGGAGTGCGACGTCGCCGCGCGGCTCGGCCTCGGCGCCGCCGTGCGCTATCTGCTCGAGCTCGGCCCCGAGAACGTGTACGCGGCCGTCGCCGAACGCTCGGCGTATCTGCGCAAGGCGCTGCCGGAGATTCCCGGAGTCACGGTGCGCGACATCGGCATTCGGCACAGTGGCACGGTGTCGTTCACCGTCGACGGCCACGAGCCGATCGCCGTGCGCGACCGGCTCGCCGAGCGCGGCATCACCGTGACGGTGAGCCACGCCGGTTCCACCCTGCTGGACATGACCGCGCGCGGACTGGCCTCCGTTGTCCGCGCGTCCCCGCACTACTTCGTCGGCTTCGCCGAACTCGACAGGTTCGTCGCCGCGGTCGCCGAACTGTAGTCGGCAGCTCGGCAGCCTTGCGCCGCAACGATGTTCAGGCCAGGTGCAGATCCAGCGCGCGGTCGACCAGTGCGCGCACGTCGACCGCCGGACCCACCAGCGCCAGACTGCGATTGGCCCGCAACGCGGCGATCCCATGCAGGTTGGTCCACAGCGCGATCGCCCGCTGCGCCGGATCGGCCGCATCGGGCCCGGCCGCACCGGCCAGCGCCGCGAACCGCCCGTACAGCGGCAACGTGGTCCCGCGGAGGTTCTCCCCGGAACCCTCGAGCAGGTCGTGCCGGAACATCAGGGTGAACATCTCCGGCCGCTCGCCCGCGAACTCGACGTAGGCCACGCTCATCCGCGCCAGCCGCTCGCGCGGCGGCGCGGAATCCACGTCCACGGCCGCGAAGCGGTCGATGAGATCGGCGAAGCCGCGGGCCGCGACGGCCGCCAGCAACGCGCGATGGGTCGGAAAGTGCCGGCGCGGCGCCCCATGTGAGACACCGGCCGCACGCGTGATCGCCCGAAGTCCCAATTGCGCCGCGCCCACCTCTTCGAGCAGGTCGACACCCGCGTCGACCAGGCGTTCACGCAGCGACTGAGGCTCGACCATGCAGACATTGTCTACGGATCGCATCAATTCTCCTCACTCCGGGCGTAGACACTGTCTACTATCGTGCGGTAGACAATGTCTACCAAATCTTTCCAGGAGGTCTCCGTGTGGTACTGGCTCTTCAAGTACGTCTTGCTCGGCCCCGTATTGCGGGTGCTGGGTAGACCCGAAATCGAAGGGCTGGACCAGGTTCCGCGCACCGGGCCGGTGATCATCGCGGCCAACCACCTCGCGGTGATCGACTCGCTGTACCTGGCGCTCGTGCTGCCGCGGCGCGCCACCTTCCTGGCCAAGCAGGAGTACTTCACCGGTACCGGCCTGCGCGGGCGTTTCCAGCGCTGGTTCTTCTCGGTCTCCGGACAGGTGCCGGTGAACCGGACCGGTGGCAGCGCCGCGGCCGACGCGCTGGCCGCCGCGACCCGGATCCTGGAATCCGGCGGCCTCTGGGCGATTCATCCCGAGGGCACCCGCTCCCCGGACGGGCGGATCTACCGCGGTCGCACCGGCACCCTGCGCGTCGCGATGGCGACCGGCGCGCCGGTGATCCCGGTCGTGCTCTCCGGCACCGATCGCGTCAACCCCCGTGGCGCCCGGCTCCCCCGCTTCGGCAAGGTGCGGATCAGCTTCGGCGCCCCGCGCTACTACCTGCCCGCCGACCAGCACCGCGCCGCGCGTACCGCGACCGACGAGTTGATGCGGGAGATGGCCGCACGCTCCGGCCGGCACTACGTCGATCGGTACGCCGCCACCTTCCGCTGAGCCCGACGCCGACCCGCGACACTCCAGCAACCGCCGACACGCTGGAAAAGGGTTAACGCCACGCGGGAATGGCGGGATAGTGGAGTGCGGGCCGGCAGGCGGCCGGAGCCGGTGATGAGGGAGTAGACGTTGAGCAGGTTCACCGACGAGATGTATGCGACGGCGCAGGCGTCGAGCCGGGGGCTGGTGACCGGTGAACCGGAGGCACCGCTGCGCCGGAGCTGGGGCGAGATCCATCGGATCGCCAGGCGGATGGCCGGCGGCCTCGCGGCGGCGGGCATCGGGCACGGAGACGCGGTCGGCGTGCTCGCGGGCATGCCGGTCGACATCGCCCCCGCCTGCCAGGCGATCTGGATGCGCGGCGCGTCCATCACCATGCTGCATCAGCCGACCCCGCGCACCGATCTGGTGGTCTGGGCCCGCGACACCGAAACCGTGCTGACCATGATCGAGGCGCGCGCGGTGGTGCTCGGCGCGCCGTTCGAGGCGGCCGAGCCGATCCTGCGCGAGCGCGGCATCACCGTGGTGCGCATCGATCAGCTGCACGACGGCACCGATACCGATCCGGTGCCGACCACCGAGGACGATATCGCGTTGCAGCAGTTGACCTCCGGTTCCACCGGCTCGCCCAAGGCGGTGCGGATCACGCACGGCAACTTCTTCGTGAACGCCTACGCCATGTTCGACCGGGTGAAGTTCCAGCTCGACGACGACGTGATGATCAGCTGGCTGCCGCTGTTCCACGATATGGGCATGGTCGGATTCCTCAGCGTCCCCATGCAAATCGGCGCCGAGGTGGTCTGCGTGACGCCGATCGATTTCCTCAAGCGTCCGCTGCTGTGGGCCGAGCTGATCACCAAGTACCGCGGAACGGTCACCGCCGCACCGAATTTCGCGTACTCACTGCTGGCGCGCCGGCTCAAGCAGGCCGACGACGGCAAGCTCGATCTCAGCAGTGTGCGCTACATGTGGAACGGCGCGGAACCGGTCGACCCGGACACGATGGAGGCGCTGGCCGCCGCCGGTAAACGCTTCGGGCTCAACCCGATGGCGCTCACCCCGGTGTACGGCATGGCGGAAACCACGCTCGCCGTGTCGATTCCGGATCCCGGCCTGGGTCAGATCGTCGACGTCATCGACGCCGACCTGCTGGAGGCACTCGGCAAAGCGGTGCCGGTGCCCGACGAACACTCCCATCACGGCAACGTGCGCAGGCTGCCGACGCTGGGCTACCTGGTCGATCACCTGGAGGGCCGGGTGGTCGACGCCGAACGCCAGCCGCTGCCGTCCCGTTCCGTCGGCGTCATCGAATTACGGGGCCCGGCAGTCACTTCCGGTTACGTCACGGTCGACGGTTTCCGGCCCGCGCAGGACGCCGCGGGCTGGCTGGACACCGGTGACATCGGTTACTTCACCGACGAGGGCCTGATCGTGGTGTGCGGCCGGATCAAGGACGTCGTCATCATGGGCGGGCGCAACATCTACCCCACCGATATCGAACGCGCCGCCACCCGGGTGGCGGGTGTGCGTCCGGGCAACGCGGTGGCGGTGCGGTTGGACGCCGGGCAGAAGCGGGAGAGCTTCGCCGTGGTGGTGGAGAGCAACGACTACCAGAATGCCGAAGAGGTCAAGCGGATCGAACGCGAGATCGTGCACGCGGTGTTCTCCGAGGTCGGCGCCCGCCCGCGCACCGTCGCCGTGCTCGGCCCCGGCGCACTGCCCAAAACGTCGTCGGGCAAGCTGCGCCGCGCCGCGACCGCGGTCCATCTGCGCTGAGGCCGGCCGACGATCGAACAGCGTTGGCGGCGCGGTACATTCGCGCCGCCGACCTCAGTGCACGCGATTCTGCGCGGCCTCCAGGCCGACCCGGAGCAACAGCTCGACGGCGTCGGCGGCCTGCTCGACGATCACCGGAATCTCCTTGCGCTCCGGCGTCGCGAACGGCTTGAGCACGTAATCGGCGGGGTCCTGGCGCCCCGGCGGCCGGCCGATGCCGATCCGCGTGCGCAGATAGTCCTTGGTGGTCAGCGCGCTGGAGACGGAACGCAGGCCGTTGTGGCCGCCCTCGCCACCGCCGCGCTTGAGCCGGATCTCGCCGAACGGCAGGTCGAGCTCGTCGTGCACGACGATCACCTCGGTGGGCGGCACGGAGAAGAACTTCGCCAGCGCCGCGACCGGCCGACCGGACAGATTCATGAACGTTCGCGGCTTGGCGATGAGCACCTGGCGGCCGTCGAGCCGGGCCTGCAACAGGTCGGCGCCGGACTTCTTGTGCACACCGAAACGGCCGCCGACGCGCTCCGCGAGCACGTCGGCGACCAGGAACCCCACGTTGTGCCGGGTGCGCTCGTATTCGGTCCCGGGGTTACCCAGTCCGACCACGAGCGCGGGCCCGGTCACGGAGTCGGTCATCGAATGACCTGATCCAGCAGTACTTACTCGGCGCTCGCGGCTTCGCCCTCGGCCTCGTCGCCTTCCTCGGCCTCGGCCTGCGGCGCGGCGATGACGTTGACGATCAGGGTCTCCGCGTCGACGTTCAGGGTGACGCCCTTGGGCAGCGTGAGCTCGCCCGCGTTGATCTGCGTGCCCGCCTCGACACCCTCGACCGAGACCTCGATGGACTCGGGGATGTTCAGCGCGTCGGCCTCGATGGAGATGGTGGTGGCGTCCTGGGTGACCAGGGTGCCGGAGGCGGCCTCACCGGTGATGACCACGTTGACGTCGGCGCTGACCTTCTCGCCCTTCTTGACGATGAGCAGGTCGGCGTGCTCGATGTAACGGCGGATCGGGTGCACCACAACGGATTTGGTCAGCGCGAGCTGCTTCTTGCCGTCGATCACCAGGTTCAGCACCGCGTTGGTGCCGTGCTCGCGCAGGATCGCGGAGAAGGCCTGGGCGTTGACCGACAGGTGCTGCGGGTCGGCCTGGTGGCCGTACAGCACGGCGGGAACGTTGCCGGCCCGACGGGTACGGCGGGCGGCACCCTTGCCGAACTCGGTGCGGACGGCGGCTTCGAGAAGGTTGGCGTCGGACATGACTGGATCTACTCCCTACGGCGGTTCCGGGCTGTCAACAGTGCGCCAGGGACTGTTCTCCGCCCTGGCTTGGTTGGTCTACTCGTCGGGGCAAGAAGATGCGAACGAGGACGGCCGGAAGCCGCGCCGCGTCGATCACGGTGAACGCAAAATCAGGTCTGCGGTCACCCTCGCCGAGACAACCCGAACACCATACCGCAAGGGTTATGTCCAGACGGAATCGGGTGACCCGGGCGGTTCCGGGACGCGGGTCGTGTCGCGGTCGATCCGATCGCGTAGATTGGACCGGTTGCCGATCAGGTCGTCTGTGAAAGGTTGTTCCGTTGACCGCCTCCCCCGAGGGTCTCCCTGCCGAGGTTTCCCGACGGCGCACATTCGCGGTGATCTCGCACCCCGACGCCGGTAAGTCGACGCTCACCGAAGCGCTCGCGCTGCACGCCAGGATGATTTCCGAGGCGGGCGCGATCCACGGCAAGGCGGGCCGCCGCTCCACCGTCTCGGACTGGATGGAGATGGAGAAGGCGCGCGGCATCTCGGTCAGTTCGACCGCGCTGCAGTTCAACTACCGCGCCGAGGGCGCCGACGAGGACAGCGTGATCAACCTCGTC
This genomic stretch from Nocardia brasiliensis ATCC 700358 harbors:
- the pth gene encoding aminoacyl-tRNA hydrolase, whose product is MTDSVTGPALVVGLGNPGTEYERTRHNVGFLVADVLAERVGGRFGVHKKSGADLLQARLDGRQVLIAKPRTFMNLSGRPVAALAKFFSVPPTEVIVVHDELDLPFGEIRLKRGGGEGGHNGLRSVSSALTTKDYLRTRIGIGRPPGRQDPADYVLKPFATPERKEIPVIVEQAADAVELLLRVGLEAAQNRVH
- a CDS encoding fatty acyl-AMP ligase, whose product is MSRFTDEMYATAQASSRGLVTGEPEAPLRRSWGEIHRIARRMAGGLAAAGIGHGDAVGVLAGMPVDIAPACQAIWMRGASITMLHQPTPRTDLVVWARDTETVLTMIEARAVVLGAPFEAAEPILRERGITVVRIDQLHDGTDTDPVPTTEDDIALQQLTSGSTGSPKAVRITHGNFFVNAYAMFDRVKFQLDDDVMISWLPLFHDMGMVGFLSVPMQIGAEVVCVTPIDFLKRPLLWAELITKYRGTVTAAPNFAYSLLARRLKQADDGKLDLSSVRYMWNGAEPVDPDTMEALAAAGKRFGLNPMALTPVYGMAETTLAVSIPDPGLGQIVDVIDADLLEALGKAVPVPDEHSHHGNVRRLPTLGYLVDHLEGRVVDAERQPLPSRSVGVIELRGPAVTSGYVTVDGFRPAQDAAGWLDTGDIGYFTDEGLIVVCGRIKDVVIMGGRNIYPTDIERAATRVAGVRPGNAVAVRLDAGQKRESFAVVVESNDYQNAEEVKRIEREIVHAVFSEVGARPRTVAVLGPGALPKTSSGKLRRAATAVHLR
- a CDS encoding 50S ribosomal protein L25/general stress protein Ctc — encoded protein: MSDANLLEAAVRTEFGKGAARRTRRAGNVPAVLYGHQADPQHLSVNAQAFSAILREHGTNAVLNLVIDGKKQLALTKSVVVHPIRRYIEHADLLIVKKGEKVSADVNVVITGEAASGTLVTQDATTISIEADALNIPESIEVSVEGVEAGTQINAGELTLPKGVTLNVDAETLIVNVIAAPQAEAEEGDEAEGEAASAE